The Rhizobium leguminosarum region GAATGGGGTGCCGACAAGATCACCGTGAACAACATCCTGCCGGTCGCGGACACTTGGGGCGCAGCAGAAAAGGAGGTTCCTCCACCGATGAGCGCACTTGCTCGTTTCGGCTCGCCGGAAGACGACATTGCCCCCGTGGTGCTGTTCCTGGCCAGCACGGATTCCCAATTCATTACGGGCTACAGCCTTACCCCCGACGGCGGCGCCATCATCGACAGCGCCCGGTAATTGTCGACGAATAAGAGGCGCGACGGGTTGCGCTGCTTCGCCCGGCCTGTTTTCCGCTACCGATACCGGTAGCCGAAAGCTTCAACAAAGGCGGAGAAAGCAGGGGATGGATGGCGCCGGCTGGGGTAATAAAGATGATAGCCCTGGAACGTTGGCGCCCAGTCCGCGAGCACTTCGTGCAGTTGACCGCTGTCACAATATTGCCGGACGAGGTCCCTCGGCACATAAGACAGCCCCGCCCCATCGAGAGCGGCATTGATCGCGGGCCCTATGTTGCTCATCACGAGCTGGCCTTCCACACGAACGCTGAACTCGCGGCCATCCCTTTCAAACTCCCAGGCATAGAGAGCGCCTGACGTCGGAAGACGCAGGTTCACGCAATTGTGGTCCGTCAAGTCTTGCGGGGTCGAAGGTGCAATGCGGGTCGAAAAATATTCCGGTGATCCGACTACGGCATAAGAGATATCGGGCCCGATGCGAACGGCCACCATGTCGCGCGCAATCGCCTCGCCGAGCCGCACGCCGGCATCGAATTGGCGCTCCACGATATTTGTGAAACCGTTGTCGACGATGAGTTCCACGGTGATATCGGGGTAATCCCGTAAAAATGCCGGCAGCCTCGAACGGAAGACCAGTTCCACCGCATCATCGGGACATACGAGGCGGACTGCGCCCGAAGGCTTGTCGCGCAACGCGCCGAGGGCACTGATCCCGGCGGCGATGCTATCGAAATGCGGCTGGATAGTTTCCAGGAGGCGCGCACCGGCCGCCGTGGGAGCCACGTCCCGCGTCGTGCGGGAGAGAAGCCGGACGCCGAGCCGGGCTTCGAGCGCGCTGATCGTATGGCTCAGCGCCGAGCGCGTGACTCCCAGCTTTGATGCAGCGCGCGTGAAACTCCGCTCCTGAGCCACCTCCAGAAACGCACGCATTTCCGTAAACTCGTCGCGCCGCATTGTTGAGTCTCCTTCATCACCACGTTCACATTATAGCGCCTAGTCGCGCAAAACCAGTCCGGCTATCTATCTGGCAACGGACAGGAGAACGTGAATGACCGTCGAGTTGACATTGAATGAGACCTCACTGATGGACGACACGGCGACCTCATGGTCTGCTGTGACCTGTCTCTCGCTTCTCACTTTCCTTTTGGTGGGTCTGGAATTTCTCCCTGTGAGCCTTCTGACCCCAATCGCCAGGGACCTCTCTATTTCAGAGGGGCAAGCCGGATTGGCGATCACCGTGTCGGGTGTCTTTGCGGTTATCACCAGCCTTTTCGGCAATGCGTTCCTGGCGAGGATCGACCGGAAGTCTGTCGTCTTGCTCTATACTACGGTTCTTGTTGCATCGAGCTTGGCGGTTGCCCTCGCGCCTAACTTCCTTGTTTTTCTGGTCGGGCGGTCCCTGGTCGGTGTTTCAATTGGCGGCTTCTGGTCGCTGTCGACGGCTATTCTGGCACGCTTGGCTTCGGACCGTGATCTGCCCAAGGCCATTGCGCTTCTGCAAGGTGGCACCGCATTCGCGCTCGTCCTTGCCGCGCCACTCGGCAGTTTTCTTGGCGGGTTCATCGGATGGCGCGGAACCTTCTTCATTACCGTGCCGATCGGAATTGCCGCACTCGTCTGGCAACTGGTCGTTCTGCCGAGGATGCCGGCGACCTCAACCGTCTCGATGGCCAGAATATTCGGGCTGCTGCGCAATCGCACATTCGCGGTTGGAATGGCGGCGACCGGCTTGGCCTTCATTGGCCAGAACGCACTGTCTATTTATCTTCGCCCGTTCCTCGAAGGCGTCACGGGACTGGAATTGAATGTCCTGTCGATGGTGCTTCTCGGCCTCGGCGTCGGCGGGCTAGCTGGAACCTCCGTGATCGGCTTCGTCGCCCGGCGCCACCTCCTCCTCGTTCTCGTAGGTCTGCCGGCTGCTCTTGCTGTCCTTGCCCTGCTGCTGATCGCTCTCGGGCCGTTCGCAGCGGTTACGACATTCCTGCTCGTCATCTGGGGATTTTTCTCGACCCCGATTCCGGTCGCCTGGAACACCTGGATGGCCGCCATCGTTCCCGGTGAATTGGAAGCGGCAGGTGGACTGCAGGTGGCGCTGATCCAGCTCGCCATTGCAGGCGGCGCTTTTGCTGGCGGCATGCTGTTCGACACCGCCGGATGGTGGAGCACCTTCCTTCTGGCCGCCTGCCTTCTCGCCGGTTCGGCTGTACTAGCCGCGATCGCCGGCCGCCGCGCCTGAAACCTTCCGAAACCTCAAAGCAGGAGATCATCATGTCTCAAGGAATTGAAAACAAAGTGGTCGTCATTACCGGGGCAAGCAGCGGGCTTGGCGAAGCCACGGCGCGTCACCTTGCTGAGCGTGGCGCTTCCGTTGTCCTCGGCGCCCGGCGTAGCGACCGCATCGCTAAGCTGGCTGAGGAACTGACCGCGAAAGGCTATAAGGCGCGGGCAGTCCAAACCGACGTCACGGACCAACATCAAGTCAAGAAGCTCGTCGACACCGCCGTCAACGCGTTCGGTCGCATCGACGTGATGCTGAACAATGCCGGACTGATGCCACTTGCGCCGCTCGAACGGCTCAAAGTTGACGAGTGGGATCGCATGATCGACGTGAACATCAAAGGGGTGCTCTACGGCATCGCAGCAGCGCTTCCGCACATGAAGGCGCAGAAGTCGGGGCACATCATCAACGTGTCCTCCGTCTACGGTCATGTGGTCGATCCGGGTGCCGCCGTCTATTGCGCCACGAAATTCGCCGTGCGCGCCCTCTCCGAAGGGCTGCGGAAGGAAGTCAAGCCATACAATATCCGCACCACGATCATTTCACCCGGCGCAGTGAGCACCGAACTGCTCGAGCACATCAGTGAGAAGGACATCCAGGCAGGCACCAAGGAGTTCGTCAGCAAGATCGCCATCAGCGCGGACACGTTCGCCCGAACGGTCGCCTTCGCGGTTAACGAGCCGGACGACGTCGACATCAACGAAATCCTGTTCCGGCCCACGGCTCAACCTGTTTGACGCGAGGCGCGCTATGTCGATGACATCCAAGTTCATGAGCCGTCGCGCGGTGCTGGGCGGAACCTTGGCCGCCGTCGCTCTCCCTCTCGTGGCGCACGGGCAGGACGAGCACAGCTCGACGAGTCACGGGGCGACAGACTTCAGGATCAGGATAGGCTTCAACAATCTAACCCTGACCGCGACACTCTTCGACAATCCGACGGCGCGCGATCTCATTTCCATGCTGCCCCTGAACCTCAAGATCGAAGACTACGGCAGGAACGAAAAGATCGTCCATCTGCCGCGCAAGCTGACCGAAGAAGGCAGCGGTGCTTTCGGAAGCGAGCAGCCGGGCGACCTTTGCTACTTCAAACCGTGGGGTAACCTGGCTCTGTTCCATGCGGATTACCGCTGGGACGGGCTGATCCGGCTCGGCCGCTTCGACAATGGCTTCGAGCCTTTGCTGGTGCGCGGCGAGTATCCGGTCCGCATAGAACGCATCTGACAAGGGCTTTATGGGCCTACTGCGGTCTTTGAATCTCACAGTAGACAATGCTGCGGTTTGAGCCGGGCCAAACAGACACCTTCACATCCGCCCCGGTCACGCTTTCACTGGCGATCAAGCCCATCTCTCGTTCCGACCGCAACAGCAGCGCCCAGTTCATGAATGTCTCCATATAGCCATCGACGTTCGTATCCGGGGAGAAGTTGGCGAATAGGAATGTACCGCCAGGCTTCAGCATGCTGATGCACTTTCTGGTCAGCCTTACGGCTACCGCGTCCGGCAAATAGTCATAGAGACCCGCGGCATAAACGAAATCGAACATTCCCAGCGCATGCCTTCCACCGAGCAGGGATTTGACCGACCCGTTCACCGCCTCGACGGACGTGCCGGCGAAATCGCGGGCGACGGTTCCAACGCTCATCGGGTCTTGATCCAAAGCCACCCAGCGTTTGATCGCGCCGGCACCGAGCGCGCGCGATAAAGGCCCCTCACGAAGATGCCCGGCGGCGATGGCGAGGACTTCGGTCGAACCAGGCCGGGTCGAAGCGATTTCGTCAACGCGGCGCGCCAGAATGTCTCGACGCTCCCTTACCGCGACGGATGACGAAGCAATTCGAGTGTAGGCGTAGATCGAGCGTCCCAAGTCGCTCGCTGACGCGACATCGTCCTCAATCTCAGGTCTGCCGTAGATGAAGTCGAGAAGGCGTGCGTCGCCAGAATAGCCGCGCGGCTTTTCGAACGACCAGCGGGTCAACGGATCTTGATGGAGATAGTGAGCAACGGGATGGGATTGCGCGATCTGAACGAGGACGTCCCACGCCTCCGGATGAAAGCGCCGCCTTATCTGATGCAAGGCGTCGGTAAGTCGTTCGATGATCGCATGAGGCTCGACGCCGGATTTGAACTGACGGATCGATACGTCAAGGCTGAGGGCGAGCTCGGCTCTGGCAACGATCAGGTCGCCGGGATCTGGGGCAGCAACCCTCCTGGCTGACCGACGAATCTCGCCGGGCGCAACAAGACTCTCACCGTCCAAGACCAGGCTTTGTGCCATTTCGAGACCCCCTTGATATAGCGTTAAGCATAATCAACCTCGAAATAGGATGCGACTAGAATCCACACGGGATAAGGGTAATTCTACTCTTGCGGGTCAGATGCTACCCCTCTAACAAAGCTAAGCAATAAGACAAACCGGTTGCAGGTCGCCGAACGCGATTTTGGAGGGCGCCGAAGTATGGCTTACTTTTCAACATACTTTAGATGGTTGTCAGGCCGGCGTCGTTGCATGATCGCGGCTTACGCTAATGTCCAGCGCGATGAATCAACCGCCAGCTTTTCATTCGCCGAGGCCCTCAAATCTCTGAAAACTGAAAATGATGCTGTCCGGAGGCGGAGCTCGCGGCAAGGTCTTTGGATGGCGGTTGCCGTTTATGTGGCCTTCGCACTTCCCGACCGATGGCTGATCCCCGATGTTGCGCCTGTGACGATCGCCGCGCGATTCGTCGTTGCAACGATCGCGCTGCTGGCGTTCGAAATCCTGCGACTGGCAAATGCGAAAACCGTCTGGCTTGACATCACGTGCGCCGCTGCACTGCTTGTGGGCTATGTAGGCTGGCTTTACCCGGCGATTGCTACCCGCGACGTCACCGCCATGTCATACTACATGATATTCGGCGCCATCTTCATGATGGGCGCCAACCTCTTTTTCAGTTTCCCGTTTCGGCTTTCGGTGATCACCTCGGGTCTCGTTCTCTGCGCATTTTTCATTACGATCGTGGAATTTTTTCCTTCAAGCGAAACCTACAAGCTTGCCTTCGGGATGTTCTACATTTCGTGCTTTGCCTTCACGTCTTTCGTCAATTGGCGATTGAACGTGGAGCGTCGAAACGTGTTGTTGAACGCAGCGGAGGCTCGCCACCAGCACTGGGAAGCGTCCGAGCGCGGAAGGTCACTGCTCGAGCTTTCGCATACTGACTACCTGACAGGCATAGGCAACAGACGCGCGCTGGATCGGCGGCTCGACGAATGCTGGGCCGCCTGGAAAGACGAACGCCGCGACTTCTCGGTGTTCCTCATCGACGTCGACTTTTTCAAACGCTTCAATGATCGCTACGGACATCAGGAAGGAGACCGATGCCTGACTGTCATCGCCAATGCGCTGAAGGCGGTTGTAGAGTCGTCCGAGGGCATGATCGGCAGATATGGTGGCGAGGAGTTTATCGTGGTCATGCCGGCTGCCCTTCCCAAGGTTGCGATGGCCCTCGCCGAGAAGATCAGAATGGAAGTCGAGTCTCTTGCGATTGCTCATGACGAGCGACCAGATGACATGTCGACCGTAACCGTCAGCATCGGCGTCGCCTTCACCCGCGAGAAAGTTGGAGAGAAAGTTGAACGAATAGTACGTGAAGCCGACCTCGCTCTCTACAATGCCAAAGCAAGCGGCCGAAACTGCATTCGCAGTTTTGATCCGTTTTTGCCTCGCCCCGACGACCATGCTGGCAAACTCGTCCCGCTGCTGGCGGCCGCCATCGATCGCAAACTGGTCTCCCTCGTGTACCAACCGATCTTCGACGTGACGAACGGGAAAGCAAGAGCTGTCGAGGCTTTGATGCGCCTCAGGATGCCGGACGGCACCGCGGTTTCGCCGAAGACGTTCATTCCGGTTGCAGAACGAAGTGGCGCTATCCTCGAACTGGGCAGGTGGGCGATCGAGACGGCATGCCGGGATATACTGATGACCGATCGCATGGCGACCGTCAGCGTCAACGTGTCGCCGATACAGCTGCGTTCCCCCGGCTTTGCTGCCAGTGTCGCTGATATCCTTGCTCGGTGCGGGGTCTGCGGGTCGCGACTAGCCTTGGAAGTCACCGAGGGCCTGGACATGGATATGCAGGCGGAGGTGCTTAAATGCATCGCCGATCTGCGGGCACTCGGCGTCGAAATCTGGCTTGACGACTTCGGCTGCGGCTTCGCGGGCCTCTCTTGGCTGAGG contains the following coding sequences:
- a CDS encoding LysR family transcriptional regulator; its protein translation is MRRDEFTEMRAFLEVAQERSFTRAASKLGVTRSALSHTISALEARLGVRLLSRTTRDVAPTAAGARLLETIQPHFDSIAAGISALGALRDKPSGAVRLVCPDDAVELVFRSRLPAFLRDYPDITVELIVDNGFTNIVERQFDAGVRLGEAIARDMVAVRIGPDISYAVVGSPEYFSTRIAPSTPQDLTDHNCVNLRLPTSGALYAWEFERDGREFSVRVEGQLVMSNIGPAINAALDGAGLSYVPRDLVRQYCDSGQLHEVLADWAPTFQGYHLYYPSRRHPSPAFSAFVEAFGYRYR
- a CDS encoding MFS transporter, with product MTVELTLNETSLMDDTATSWSAVTCLSLLTFLLVGLEFLPVSLLTPIARDLSISEGQAGLAITVSGVFAVITSLFGNAFLARIDRKSVVLLYTTVLVASSLAVALAPNFLVFLVGRSLVGVSIGGFWSLSTAILARLASDRDLPKAIALLQGGTAFALVLAAPLGSFLGGFIGWRGTFFITVPIGIAALVWQLVVLPRMPATSTVSMARIFGLLRNRTFAVGMAATGLAFIGQNALSIYLRPFLEGVTGLELNVLSMVLLGLGVGGLAGTSVIGFVARRHLLLVLVGLPAALAVLALLLIALGPFAAVTTFLLVIWGFFSTPIPVAWNTWMAAIVPGELEAAGGLQVALIQLAIAGGAFAGGMLFDTAGWWSTFLLAACLLAGSAVLAAIAGRRA
- a CDS encoding SDR family oxidoreductase produces the protein MSQGIENKVVVITGASSGLGEATARHLAERGASVVLGARRSDRIAKLAEELTAKGYKARAVQTDVTDQHQVKKLVDTAVNAFGRIDVMLNNAGLMPLAPLERLKVDEWDRMIDVNIKGVLYGIAAALPHMKAQKSGHIINVSSVYGHVVDPGAAVYCATKFAVRALSEGLRKEVKPYNIRTTIISPGAVSTELLEHISEKDIQAGTKEFVSKIAISADTFARTVAFAVNEPDDVDINEILFRPTAQPV
- a CDS encoding cyclophilin-like fold protein, giving the protein MSMTSKFMSRRAVLGGTLAAVALPLVAHGQDEHSSTSHGATDFRIRIGFNNLTLTATLFDNPTARDLISMLPLNLKIEDYGRNEKIVHLPRKLTEEGSGAFGSEQPGDLCYFKPWGNLALFHADYRWDGLIRLGRFDNGFEPLLVRGEYPVRIERI
- a CDS encoding class I SAM-dependent methyltransferase, which encodes MAQSLVLDGESLVAPGEIRRSARRVAAPDPGDLIVARAELALSLDVSIRQFKSGVEPHAIIERLTDALHQIRRRFHPEAWDVLVQIAQSHPVAHYLHQDPLTRWSFEKPRGYSGDARLLDFIYGRPEIEDDVASASDLGRSIYAYTRIASSSVAVRERRDILARRVDEIASTRPGSTEVLAIAAGHLREGPLSRALGAGAIKRWVALDQDPMSVGTVARDFAGTSVEAVNGSVKSLLGGRHALGMFDFVYAAGLYDYLPDAVAVRLTRKCISMLKPGGTFLFANFSPDTNVDGYMETFMNWALLLRSEREMGLIASESVTGADVKVSVWPGSNRSIVYCEIQRPQ
- a CDS encoding putative bifunctional diguanylate cyclase/phosphodiesterase, with amino-acid sequence MAYFSTYFRWLSGRRRCMIAAYANVQRDESTASFSFAEALKSLKTENDAVRRRSSRQGLWMAVAVYVAFALPDRWLIPDVAPVTIAARFVVATIALLAFEILRLANAKTVWLDITCAAALLVGYVGWLYPAIATRDVTAMSYYMIFGAIFMMGANLFFSFPFRLSVITSGLVLCAFFITIVEFFPSSETYKLAFGMFYISCFAFTSFVNWRLNVERRNVLLNAAEARHQHWEASERGRSLLELSHTDYLTGIGNRRALDRRLDECWAAWKDERRDFSVFLIDVDFFKRFNDRYGHQEGDRCLTVIANALKAVVESSEGMIGRYGGEEFIVVMPAALPKVAMALAEKIRMEVESLAIAHDERPDDMSTVTVSIGVAFTREKVGEKVERIVREADLALYNAKASGRNCIRSFDPFLPRPDDHAGKLVPLLAAAIDRKLVSLVYQPIFDVTNGKARAVEALMRLRMPDGTAVSPKTFIPVAERSGAILELGRWAIETACRDILMTDRMATVSVNVSPIQLRSPGFAASVADILARCGVCGSRLALEVTEGLDMDMQAEVLKCIADLRALGVEIWLDDFGCGFAGLSWLRAIEFQTVKVDRTFLHDCSNPRGLMMLQDMIALIRNRGNTILVEGVETAAQFSLLKDLRIDRVQGFHMGMPVSAELLSAA